CCCTCATTATTATCCTGGCCGACAAGTTCATAAAAGGCTTTGCGGTAGACGGGTTCTGGTGGGCGCTGTTGTTTAGTTTGTTGCTGTCAATTGTTACTTCGGTATTATATAAAGAAAAAAGAAACGAAAAAGAATAGCCGCCACTACCCACGGATATTTGATTTGCCCTAACTTCATAGTACACTATTTTTTTATTGTATGCACTTCGATAGTAAAGATTTAACCTATGACCAACTGGTTCATTTGTATAAGAGCCTGTTATTGCCCCGGCTGATCGAAGAAAAGATGCTGGTGTTGTTGCGGCAGGGAAAAATCTCGAAATGGTTTAGTGGAATTGGGCAGGAAGCAATTGCCGTGGGAGTTACGCAGGCGCTGGACGAAGACGAGTGGATTTTACCCCTGCACCGGAACCTGGGCGTGTTTACAAGCCGGCATATGCCGCTGCATAAATTACTGATGCAATGGCAGGGAAACCAGAGCGGGTATAGTAAAGGGCGGGAGCGCAGTTTTCACTTTGGAAATGCCCAGCACCATATTTGTGGGATGATTTCGCATTTGGGGCCGCAGTTAGGTATTGCAGATGGAATAGCCCTGGCGCATAAACTACGCAAAGAAGATAAAGTAGTGGTGGTGTTTACCGGTGAAGGCGGCACGAGTGAAGGCGATTTTCACGAAGCGGTGAATGTGGCCGCCGTGTGGGACCTGCCCGTGATCTTTGTGATAGAGAACAATGGCTATGCCCTGAGCACCCCCGTGAATGAACAATACCGTTGTGAAGCGCTGGTTGAAAAAGCCCGCGGTTATGGTATTGACGGGGTAAAGATTGATGGAAATAACATCCTCAATGTATACGACACCATCAAAGGTGTAAAGAAATACTGCCTTGAATACCAGCGGCCCTACCTGGTTGAATGCGCAACCTTCCGCATGCGCGGCCATGAAGAGGCCAGCGGCACCAAATACGTTCCTCAATATTTGTTTGAAGTGTGGGATATAAAAGACCCCATCAGGAATTTTGAGCAGTTCCTGTTATCAAAACAGGTGCTGAAAAAAGAAGAGCTCGATGCCATTCACCAGGACCTGAAAGACTATGTAGACGTTGAATGTAATATCGGGTTCAACGCCAAACCCATGTATGTTGATACAGGCAGGGAGTTGCGCGAGGTATATGCCGAAAACAAGCTGGATGTAAGGGGCATGCGCTACGATGAAGAAAACCCCGAAGCTGCCGGTTCCGTTAAAGAGCAACGGTTTATTGACGCTATAAAAGAAGGACTGCACCAAAGTATGCAGCAACATGCCGACCTTATTTTAATGGGTCAGGACATTGCCGAATACGGCGGCGTATTTAAAATAACAGAAGGTTTTGTAGAAGAGTTTGGTAAAGACCGTGTTCGCAACACCCCGTTGTGTGAAAGCGCCATTTTGGGCGCCGCACTGGGCCTGAACATACAGGGCTACCGGTCGATGATAGAAATGCAGTTTGCCGATTTTGTGACCATGGGTTTTACGCAGATCGTAAACAACCTGGCCAAGATCCATTACCGTTGGGGCCAGTCGGCCAATGTGGTTATAAGAATGCCCTGTGGCGCCGGAGTAGGGGCGGGGCCCTTCCATTCCCAAACCAATGAAGCCTGGTTTGTGCATACCCCGGGGTTGAAGGTAGTGTATCCATCTACCCCTGCCGATGCAAAGGGACTGCTTATCGCCGCCATCAATGATCCCAATCCCGTGTTGTTTTTTGAGCATAAAGCATTATACCGGAGTGTACATGGCAATGTGCCCGAAGGCTATTATGAAACCGAGATTGGCAAAGCCCGGCATGCCCGTGCGGGTGAGGATTGCAGCATTATCACCTACGGACAAGGAGTAATATGGGCGGAAGAGTATGCTGCGCATCATCCTGAGGTGTCCATAGACATTCTTGACCTGCGCACCTTGTTGCCGCTCGATTATGACGCTATTAAAGCTGCTGTTCACAGAACCGGCCGGGTGCTGGTGCTGCATGAGGATACGATGACCGGAGGCATTGGCGGAGAAATAGCCGCCTGGGTGGGGGAACATTGTTTTGAGCTGTTGGATGCGCCGGTTTTGCGCTGTGCCTCCCTCGATACGCCGGTACCATTCAATACCGAGCTGGAAAATAATTTCCTGGCAAAAGCCCGGTTGCACGAAACAGTGGTCAAGTTATTAAAATATTAATATCAGGGGGTTGTATATGGTTAATAATCAATAGTATATATGGATTTCCCCTCTTTTACTATTCAAAGGGAATATGTATCTTTATAAAAAGAATATCAGTGAATAGTACAGCCACAATATTGCCACATTATACATACGATGATTGGAAACATTGGGAAGGGAAATGGGAGTTGATCAAAGGCATTCCACATGCTATGAGCCCCTCGCCTGTTCCAAAACATCAAAGGATTGCAGGAAATATATTTACAGAATTTCGTTTGCCATTAAAAACTTATAACAGGGGTGCCCCCTACCAGCCATTAGATTATCGAGTAAGTGATGATACCATTTTACAGCCTGACATGTTAGTTGTGTGTGGTGAAATTTCCAAACAATATTTGGATTTCACACCAGCTCTTGTAGTTGAAGTATTGTCGCCTTCTACTGCCTTAAAAGACCGGCATACCAAATACGGAATTTACGAGAAGCAAGGAATTAAATATTATATCATTATAGCTCCAGATAAAGAAGAAGTGGAGATATATGAATTAATAGATGGGGAATACCAATTAAAGCAAAATGGTAGAAACCTTGTACACGAATTTTCCTTTTCAGAATGCAATGCCCGCGTTGATTTTAAAGAAATCTGGTAAATCTGTATGTAGTGATCCCCTCCTGAAAACATAACCTTGGAAGTAATATGCGCATATTTCTTGTTCTGATCCTTGTTGTAGCAGGCTGTAACGTAGTTAATGCCCAATCAATTCAAAAAGCTGTTACCGATGCTTATGTGGTGAGCCGCATGGTGGAAAAGTTTCACATTCAACCCCGCCCGTTAGACGATGAGCGGTCGGCAGCCATCTTCAATGAGCTGATGCAGGAGTTGGATCAACAACGCATATTCTTTTCGCAGGACGATGTAAAAAAGTTGTCTGCCTATCGCCTGCAACTCGATGACCAGATCAGGGATAAAAAATCAGACTTCCTCGAATTATTGGTTTCTACCTACAAACAGCGAATGCTGCAGGCAGATACCATGCTGGATAATATTTGTAAAACGCCTTTTAATTTCACCCTGAAAGAAAAGTATACGGTAGCGGAAGACACTACTTACCCCGCAGGCATCCCGGCTATGCATGTAAAAATGTATAAGCTGCTTAAGATGACGGTGCTGGCAGGTATACTGGAATACAACGAACTCGCCTTTCCAACAAAACAGCCAACAAAAAGACTGGTAGACAGCCTGGAACCTTCCCTGAGGAAAAAGGCGAATGTGACCATTAAGCGGTCGGTAAAAAGGATCCTGCAAAGTCCGCTGGGAATTGAATTCATGATCGGCAATATGTATTGCCAGGCGCTGGCGGTGACCTATGACCCACATACCGCATATTTTTCAGCCGATGCCAAGGAGAATTTTGAAAGCCAGCTTGGCAAGAAGCCCCTCGAATATGGATTGACTTTTAGCAAAGACGAAGACGGACATGCGCAGATCGATTACCTGAAACCAGGTAGCTCAGCTTATCAAAGCGGCCGTTTAAATAAAGGGGACAAGGTACAATCCATACAATGGGAAAATAAACAACCTATCGATGTGGCTGATGCAGAGGTAGAAGAAATTGAAAGAACCTTGGCTGCCTCCGGTGGCAATACGGTTAACATTACCGTGAAAAAAGCAGACGGTACTACCAGGCAGGTAGCCTTACATAAAGAACGTTTAGAAGAGCAGGAAGATAAAGAGGAGGATAAAGTAAAAAGTTATATCCTGCAGGGTGACCGCAAAGTAGGTTACATTTCATTGCCCGCCTTTTACTCAGACTGGGAAGGGACACTGGGTATAAACGGTTGCGCCAATGACGTAGCCAAAGAGATCATCAAATTAAAGAAAGAAAACATTGAAGGCCTGATGATAGACCTGCGCTATAACGGCGGCGGATCGTTGCAGGAAGCAGTTGAACTGTCGGGGATATTTATAGATGCCGGTCCGGTAGCACAGCTGAAATATAAATCGGAGCCCAAACCCGAAACATTAAAAGATGCCGTGCGTGGTACCATCTATGATGGTCCCTTATTGTTGTTAGTAAATGGCTTCAGCGCATCCGCCTCGGAAATGGTGGCGGCCGTTATGCAGGATTACCACCGTGCTCTGATAGTTGGCTCACCAACTTATGGAAAAGCTACCGCCCAGATTGTTTTGCCAATGGACACTACCATTAACCTGGAAAACTTCAACGGGAAAACAGCTGCTTCCAGTTATATAAAACTTACCACTTCCAGGCTGTTTAGGGTAAACGGCACTACTGCACAGGCGCATGGAGTACAACCAGATATCGTTCTGCCCGATTTAACCGACGCCGTTCCTGAACGGGAGGTGAATGAAAAATATGCATTGCCACCAACGACTATAGACGCAAACAAATATTATAAGCCACTGGCACCGTTACCAGTGGCGGCTGCAGATGCAGTAGCGAAGAAAGAAGTAGCAGCTTCGCCTTACTTCAGTTATGTACAACGATACCTAGAATACACAAAAACCGCCAACGCAAAACATGATATTTCGTTGTTCATAGATGAAGCCTGGCAGCGGAAGAAAGCAAAAGAACAACAACTGGAGGCGCTCAAAGAACCCAAAGATGACAAAGCCATTTATAAAGTAGTAAAGCCTGCCGTACAAAAGCAGCGCGCGCATGATGGGGAGTTAGATGATGAGTGGAAAGAGAACCTGTTAGCCGATGCCTATGTAAAGATCGCTTACCAGGTACTCGGAACTATGAAACAGTAACCAAAAACCCTTTTATACCAGCCAAACAATCAGCTATGAAAAAAATTGTACGCAACCTGCTCCTATTACTCATGGTATGTATGAGTATTACCTTATCATCGCAAGGCCAGGCAATTGAAAACCCCGGTGAATACATGACCGCTATCAGTAAAGCCCGTGGTGATATGGATGTAAAGTATATGCAATACCTCAGCGCAGCAGCCCATGGCCGTAAAGCCCGTAAAGTGGAGAAGTTACGTGCTGAAGTAATTGAGACCATCAATCAATGCAAATACAAAACAACCGACCTGCCGAAATACAAAGGCGACAACTCGCTTCGCCAAGGATCTATCGACTACATCACCTTGTGCTACCGCGTTTTTAACGAAGACTATAAAAAGATCGTCGATATGGAAGAAGTGGCAGAGCAATCATTTGATGCGATGTCGGCCTACCTGTTGTTGCAGGATAAAGTTTCGGAAAAGTTGAATGAAGGATCAAACCAGTTGCACAAAACTGCTATGGACTTTGCCGCTAAATATAATGTGCGAATAGATAGTACCCAGAATGCATTAAGCAACAAACTGGACCTTGCCGGTAAACTGAACAATTACACCAATTCGGTTTTTCTCATCTTCTTTAAATGTAACTGGCAGGATATGGAAATGGTGACTGCCATGAATAATAAAAAGGTGAATGATGTAGAGCAATCGCGTAATTCATTGTTGCGCTTTGCCACTGATGGGTTAAAAGGCCTTGATACGTTGAAAAGCTTTAATGGCGATCCATCACTGGCTAATGCCTGCCGCGATGTGCTGAAGTATTATAAGAAAATGGCGGAGGCTGATGTGCCGAAGCTTACTGACTTTTATTTGAAGGAAGAGAACTTCACAAAAACAAAGAAGTCGTTTGAGGCCAAGCCAACCAGCAGCCGTACTAAAGAAGATGTGGATGGTTTTAATAAAACGGTGAATGAGTACAACGAGGCTGTGAACAACTTCAACAAAACAAACAACACGATGAACAAAGAGCGCACCCAAACCATGAACACCTGGGAAGCGGTGCAAAAGAAGTTTGCAGATGCGAATATGCCTTATTATAAGGGGTAAGTTGTAGCATTTAAGTGATAGGCCTGTAAGGAGAAACCTTACGGGCTTTTTTGTTTCTCAAACCTCACTCCCCCGGCCGATACGTCCTTTCTGCATGTTGCAACACTTCTTCCTTATAAAACAACACATCCTTAAATATCCCCTTCGTATACATCTTCGCCTGGTCGCCGAAGTGTTTGGAATTGGGATCGCCGCTTTCACCACCAGCGAGTAATGATTTTGCTTTTACCCGCTTGCCAAATTCTACGGCGCAAATAAAGCTGTTGCCATTGTAGCCATACCTTTTTAAGGAGCCATTTACATATTTGCTTACAAACGAAGGCAAACATCCCCAGGTGCTGGCTGCCATACCTACAGGCAAACTCGGTTTGTTATCATCATAGGTTTCCTCCAGATTGCCGGTGAGACGTTGATAGCGGTTAATAGTGCCCCAACGGGTAAACCAGCTGCCATATTTTTTTTTCAGGTCACTCATGGAAGTAAGCAATGTACCCACCAGTTCATTGGCTGTGGCGGTATTAGCATAGATGTGTACCCGTGAAACCAGGTCAACGCCCTTGCCATTTACCTGTACTTTGGCCATTATCGGCATTAAATTTTGTATCCATTCAATGGCCAGGGTAGTAGCTTCTGATGAATCGTTTGCCTTCTGGTCCCAATGCGCTAAAGTAGCGACTGCTTCTGCAAGGCTGCCATTATAGGGATTATTTTTACGGTACTCATTATCGTATGCTTTTACCATTGCAGGGATCAACTCTTCAAATGCTGAGAGCGTAGTATTATACCCATTTGCGATTATGGAATCGATGGTAAATTTTTGCGCCTTCGCCAGTAAGCGTGCCGCAGTAATACCACGGAAGTTTTCCGGTTCAGTTGACATGTACGCCGGATAATTCGCTTTCTTCGGACTACTTATACCTGAAGCTGTAAATGGCGTGGAGTTACAATTCTGAATAAATCCACTGGCTGGGTTATACAAATGAATAGTTTCATTCAATATATGCAGACCCTTCCAATCGGTGGCCTTTGTACTGCCATCAACCGGTTGGTTCCAATCATAAGCAGTATCGCGGCGTGGAATAAAATTACCATGCCAGTAGGCAATGTTACCCTTGTCATCTGCAAACACCGTGTTATTAGAGGCGTTTGACAACAGCTCCATATTCTTTTTGAACGCTTCAAACCCGTTGGCTTTAGTACGCTGCCACGATTGTATCAATGAACTCATAGAACGGTTATTGGCTTTTACACTAAGCCATTTGCCATTCCGGCTGCCCATAACGGGACCATGTTGGGTATACCAGGTGTTAACGGTAGTTGTTTTTATTTGATCGCCATCTTTGTAACTCAGCGTAACGGCACGTTGTTTTACCGGTAACTGCGTTTTCTCATATTGATAATAAAATTGCCTGCCCTGTTTGCTGATCGTTTCTGCATACAGATCAGAAACATCTGAATAACCGGAAGTATGCATCCAGCCACAATGCTCGTTGAATCCCTGGTAAACAAAAAGCTGTCCCCACGTTACAGCGCCATACGCATTCAGGCCTTCTTCACTGATCACATGTACTTCGGGTCTGAAATAAAACGTTACATGCGGATTGATATACAGAATGGCATTGCCCGATGCCGTACGGGACGGCGCCACCGCAAATCCATTGGAACCGGTGGCTACTTCATCTTCTTCAGTTTTTTTAACCTGAACCGTAGAAGTGGGATCGTTGGTGTAAAACTTTTTTAATTCGTCAACGGTTAAGCCGCCACTTTGAATGGCTGCAATACTGCCGTCTGTCCACATCAACTGAAACCAGGGTTCAAAACGCGTGAGTAATGCTGGTTTTACTGCCGGGTGTTTGTACAGGTAATAATTGACGCCCGCTGCAAATGCGTTCAATAGTTTTTTTAACCAGGCCGGACTGTTATTATAGTCGCTTTTGGCGCCGGCTGAATCGATCAGTAGTCGGGTGTACAGATCGGTATACAGGTTTTTTTCGCCATATACTTCTGCACTTCTGCCTAAAATATCGATGTAGTTGGCTTCTACTCTTTTAAAATCATCTTCGCACTGGGCATACAGTAACCCAAATACGCAATCGGCATCGGTTTTTCCATAAACATGAGGGATACCCCAATTATCACGGATGATGGTTACCTGTTTTGCCTGTTGCTCCCACTGGTTTATTTCTTCTTTGGTTTGAGCTACCAATGACACGGGCAATAACAGGAGTAGAATGAATTTCTTCATTGAATAAAGTTAGAATTTTTTCGAGGGGCCGTATAAAGGAATGCCACTACGCGCGCCTGTATGTTTACTGTTGTCAACAACCAATTGACCATTTACCAACACATAATAAAAACCGGTTGAGTATTGATGTGGTTGTTCAAAGGTGGCATGATCGCTCACGGTTTTATCGTCAAAAACCACAATATCAGCGGCCATACCTTCTTTTAATAACCCACGGTCTTTTAGTTGGAACTTTTGCGCTGCCAGCGAGGTCATGCGGCGGATGGCTTCTTCGAGGGAGATCACTTTTTCATCGCGTACATATTTACCCAACACCCGGGCATTGGTGCCATAGCCACGGGGATGCGGCATGCCTTTGCCTGGTACCGGAACGCCGGCATCGGCGCCACTCATGCAAAAAGGATACTTCATGATGTATTTCACATCGTCTTCATTCATGCTGTGGTACACCATTTGTGCGCCGCCTTTTTCTACCATGTCCATTATGGTTTCTGCCTCTTCGGTAGCTTTTGATCTGCGGCCCATCAGCTTGTTAATATCGGTAATGCTTTTGCCATTGTAGGTGCTATCGGCCGAATAACTGGCCACCACACAGTAACTGTAGTTTTTGAATTTGTACTTCTGTAATTGCTGCAGCATTTCTTTCTTGATCTGTGCGCGTAATACGGGATCGTGCAGCCGTATTTTTAAGGAGTCGTTACCACCGGCAAAAGCCCAGTCGGGCAGGCGTACACCAAGGTTGGTACTGCTGGCCGTATAGGGATATTGGTCAATAGTTACATCCCAGCCTTCCTGCCGGGCCTGTTGCACCAGTCCCAGCGTAATGTTGCTGGTGCCCCAATTACCTTTTCCTCCGATCTTAAAGTGCGAGATCTCTACGGGAATATTGGCAGCTTTGCCGATGTTAATAGCTTCATTAATGGCCTCCACGCATTTGTTTTCTTCATTCCGGATATGTGAGGCATAAACGCCGTTGTACCTCGATGCCATCGTTGCCAGTCCAACCACTTCTTCAGTATTGGCAAATGTGCCGGGAATATAAATAAGCCCGGTGCTGAGGCCAACAGCCCCATCTTTCATGGCTTCTTCCACCAGCGATTCCATTTGCTGTTGCTCTGCCGTTGTTGGCAGGCGGTTATCGTGGTGCATAACCTGGTCGCGAATGGTATTGTGACCTACCAATGAAGCAATGTTAATGGAAGGATGCAGGCTATCGATGCGATTAAAAAAGTTTTTCAGATTGGATGCAGAACCTCCACAGTTGCCGGTTATAACTGTGGTAACACCATCGTAAATATAGTTATCGGCTGTAGGCCATTGAAAAATGGCGCCCTCCACATGCGCATGCACATCAATAAAACCGGGCGCGACGATCATTTTATTGGCGTCGATGGTTTTAGGGGCCGTATAATCAGTCAGTTTTCCTACGGCAATTATTTTCCCGGCTTTTACTGCTACATCGCCATAAAACCAGGAGTTGCCGGTACCATCGATGATACGGCCATTCTTAATCAACACATCGCAGGCGTTTTGACCAAGGCAGGTTATACCTGCCAATAACAGGCAGGCCATCAATAATTTTCTCATAGTGTTTGAAATTACTAAACCCTTTTTACATTTTGGGCTGCGTTTTTGTGCTGGCAACCGGGAAATGTTGCTGTATTTCTACAGCAACGTGACAGGCTGGAATGATTATTTCAGCAGTCATATAAAAGGATATTCTTATGAAAAAGACTAATATTTTCTACCAGTTGCTGATAGGTGTGGCGATCTGTGGTTGCCTGTCTTGCGGGAATGGTAGTGAAAATAAAGGGGCAGCCGGAGGTGATTCAACCGTCAATACGAATGATTCAATGAATGCGGTAGATCATGTAGATCCTGCCAACGCTTATCCGCAGCCGCCGGTTACAGGCAGCAACCAGGACAGCAGCCGTACAAAAGATTCAAGTAAGGTGAAAGATACGCAAAATAGACCGGGATATTAAGCAGAATGTGCTAATTGGTTAATGTGCTAATTGGCTAATGTGCTGGAAAAATAATGATTCATAATGGTTGGTTTTGGATCAGTACATAAAAAAAGAAGGAGCTGTTTTAAACGCCCCTTCTTTTTTATTTGTTGAAATAAGTGTTAGCCTAATGATTTAAGCCATTTTACCAGGTCATCGCGGGTTTTACCCGTTTTTTCCTGCATCCGGCCCATCCATTCTTCATCTTTTCCCTCTTCGTATTTAATCTCATCGTCTGTTAAGTTGCCATAGGCTTGCTTTATCTTTCCTTTCCACTTATTCCAGTTGCCTTTAATTTCTAACTTATCCATATTGTAACTGTTTGGATACATCAGTTAAAAACATGTGCCAGCATTTGTTTGATTGGTGCTTGTGCTTATTTTTGCCACAAAAAGGGGACAGATTGAAACAGACAATAAAGGCTATTTTTTTAGATATTGATGGAACCCTGATAACTACCCAAAAAGCAGTTTCCAAAAATGTAACAACTGAAATACAACGAGTTCAAAGTGTTTACAAGACGCCCATGTACTATATTTCGGCCCGGATGCCCAAAGGGATCAATACAGTGGGCAGCCAGCTGAAGCTGAATGAATTGATAATCGCCTATACCGGGGCGATTATTATGGATGGTAAAAATATAATCCGGGAATCGCACATTACTTCAGACATCAGTGCGAGAATTATAAAGGAAGTAACTGACGCGAACATCGAATATGTAGGACTTTACTCTTACGACAGCTGGTACGTGAATGGTGATAATTACTGGACGCAGCGGGAGATCCTGGGTACAAAGGTGGAACCGGATGGGATGGATATTAAAGGTTTTACGCCTGGAAATATTCATAAGATCATGTTGCGCGATACGCCGGAAAAGATTAGTGTGATCGATGAGCAATTAAGAGCGCATGGGCAGGTGAATGTTTTCAAAACCAGGGATACCACGCTGGAGATCTTTGATACCTCCTGTTCAAAAGCAGTATCGGTAAAATTTATGTCGGAGCATTTTAATATTCCATTGGAGAGCATGATGGCAATTGGCGATAGCGAAGGGGATAAAGAAATGATCCAAACAGTGGGTTATGGAATTGCCATGGGAAATGCAGAAGAATCGATAAAAGAGATTGCTTTTGATGTTACCACCTCCAATGATGAAGATGGTGTAGCCCAGGCACTGAAAAAATATTTTCCATAACGAAATTGACCTGCCAGGTAGGCCTCAACATGCTGAATTTACAAGCTGATGTGGCCTACCTGGCAGGTCGGATCGTTTATCAATCAGTTGTAGCCCCTTTTTCGCCAATAAACCATTGTTCTTTGTTTTTGAACAATACATTAAAGGTGGTCAATGAACCGTAAATGCGGGTAATGTATTGTTGCAGGTTCACCTTGTCCTCATCGCTCAATGTTTTGTGGGCGTTGATCTGTTGCTCCAGTACGCGCAGGCGGTCGCGCAGCATCACTATTTTATGAAAGAACACGTCAATAGGCAGTTCTTTTCCCTTCTGGGTTTTATCGGCCGGTTGTAGGATCATGAGGCCGTTTTTCCAGCGATCGCCCAGGGGAACAATCTCCTGGAAGCCACCCCACAGGCGTAAGATTTTCAACATCGATCTTTCTACCTCACTGTTCGTTTCTATTTCTTCAGTAACATTTTCCGGAAGGATCTCTTCCAGGTTACTGTCGTTTTTGTCGATCTCTCTAATGCCGTGATGAATAAACGAGATCAGGTATGTTGCGTACCTGATACCTACAATTACACCGGGGCCTTGTTGCCGGTGTTGTAAACGGGTGCCGATGCCGAGGTTAAGTTGATCCATATTGCAATTTACAAATCGTGGTTGATAATTAATAAAGGCGTGACAATCTATTTGATCTTCAGGTGCGGCACTTTGCGTTTATTAAAATACAACAGCACATCTGTTATTTTTCCATTACCATCGCGTTCAAACTCAAGCTGGCTGTTGGATTGTTTGGTAAAGAAAAAATCTTTCTTTTCTTCATAGAAAATATAGGGTTGTCCATTGTTGAAGATAGCCTGCAGGTGATCGTCTTTAACGGTAACGTCGATAATAAAGCCGGCGGTGCTATCCATTTTATAGGTGCCGGTGTACTGTGGTAATGTTGCCGGGTTTGATTTAATGGCAACCCTGGGGATGTAATATATATTGCTGGCTCCACCAATGATCTGCCAAAAGGCGGCGTCATATGCGCTCAGATCTGATTCAGGATTATTACTGCTGCTGAAATCGTTACTGAATGCAACGATACAGGAATTGTTGGCAAGCCCACGCGTAAACAGCGTATTGTAACCTATAGTGCCGCCTTTATAGCCAACCAGTTTTCCATTTGGCCAGTCTCTGATATACCAGCCATAGTTATATCCTTCTTTATTGTTTGTATACGCTTCTTCCTGCGATTGCCGGCTGATAATACGGTTTGATCGTAATGCTATATGAAATCTGAACAGATCGGCAACGGTTGAATAAATACCACCGGCCGCATAAGCAGCGCTTGAATCAGGTATGCGACTCCGGATATGAACACTATCATTCAGTACATCGTACCCTACTGTTTTATAAGGGCTTTGTAAGTTTTTATAATCGAACCCTGAGTGCGTCATGCCGGCTTTGTTGAAAATGACCTCCCTTACATTTTGTTCATAGGATTTGCCGGTAACTTTTTCAATCAGGTAACCAAGGATCATGTAATTGGAATAACTGCAGCTGAACGCGGTGCCCGGATCAAAATCAAGCGGTTCGTCTTTTATGTATTTCCAGAAGTCCTGTTGGGTGTATGGCTTATAAATGATGTCTTCCGCAAAATTATCCTGGCCGGTGTAATCAATAATTCCGGAGGTGTGCGATAACAGATC
The Niastella koreensis GR20-10 genome window above contains:
- a CDS encoding N-acyl-D-amino-acid deacylase family protein, whose protein sequence is MRKLLMACLLLAGITCLGQNACDVLIKNGRIIDGTGNSWFYGDVAVKAGKIIAVGKLTDYTAPKTIDANKMIVAPGFIDVHAHVEGAIFQWPTADNYIYDGVTTVITGNCGGSASNLKNFFNRIDSLHPSINIASLVGHNTIRDQVMHHDNRLPTTAEQQQMESLVEEAMKDGAVGLSTGLIYIPGTFANTEEVVGLATMASRYNGVYASHIRNEENKCVEAINEAINIGKAANIPVEISHFKIGGKGNWGTSNITLGLVQQARQEGWDVTIDQYPYTASSTNLGVRLPDWAFAGGNDSLKIRLHDPVLRAQIKKEMLQQLQKYKFKNYSYCVVASYSADSTYNGKSITDINKLMGRRSKATEEAETIMDMVEKGGAQMVYHSMNEDDVKYIMKYPFCMSGADAGVPVPGKGMPHPRGYGTNARVLGKYVRDEKVISLEEAIRRMTSLAAQKFQLKDRGLLKEGMAADIVVFDDKTVSDHATFEQPHQYSTGFYYVLVNGQLVVDNSKHTGARSGIPLYGPSKKF
- a CDS encoding CsbD family protein codes for the protein MDKLEIKGNWNKWKGKIKQAYGNLTDDEIKYEEGKDEEWMGRMQEKTGKTRDDLVKWLKSLG
- a CDS encoding Cof-type HAD-IIB family hydrolase, with the translated sequence MKQTIKAIFLDIDGTLITTQKAVSKNVTTEIQRVQSVYKTPMYYISARMPKGINTVGSQLKLNELIIAYTGAIIMDGKNIIRESHITSDISARIIKEVTDANIEYVGLYSYDSWYVNGDNYWTQREILGTKVEPDGMDIKGFTPGNIHKIMLRDTPEKISVIDEQLRAHGQVNVFKTRDTTLEIFDTSCSKAVSVKFMSEHFNIPLESMMAIGDSEGDKEMIQTVGYGIAMGNAEESIKEIAFDVTTSNDEDGVAQALKKYFP
- a CDS encoding serine hydrolase, producing MKPLYLLAPALLLTRALCAQSTAEKLAEYMDAAYKAKLFNGVVLATRNDSILLAKGYGWRDYENRIPHDTNYVFCIGSITKSFTSVVILYLREQGKLKLTDSLGKYFPAYKNGSKVTLKDLLSHTSGIIDYTGQDNFAEDIIYKPYTQQDFWKYIKDEPLDFDPGTAFSCSYSNYMILGYLIEKVTGKSYEQNVREVIFNKAGMTHSGFDYKNLQSPYKTVGYDVLNDSVHIRSRIPDSSAAYAAGGIYSTVADLFRFHIALRSNRIISRQSQEEAYTNNKEGYNYGWYIRDWPNGKLVGYKGGTIGYNTLFTRGLANNSCIVAFSNDFSSSNNPESDLSAYDAAFWQIIGGASNIYYIPRVAIKSNPATLPQYTGTYKMDSTAGFIIDVTVKDDHLQAIFNNGQPYIFYEEKKDFFFTKQSNSQLEFERDGNGKITDVLLYFNKRKVPHLKIK